The genomic region ACGCGGTCGTCCGCGTGCATGACGTCGACGATGTGGCGGGCGTCTCGGGTGATGCCGGTGGGGTTGGTGACGATGCCGACGCGTTCCGCTCGGAGCAGGGTGTAGCCGTCTGCCGCCAGGCGGTCGAAACCGGTCCGCAGGCGGCGGGCGCCCTTCGGTTCCTGGGCGGCCGTGGCCGTGGCTGTGGAGGGTGGGCCCGCCGAGAACGCCGCCGCGGCGGTTGTGGCGGCGAGGAGACTCCGTCTGGACAGGCGGCGCATGGGACGACCTCCGTGGTTTGCGGAAGGCTGGCAGGAGCACGCTAAGCGCTGCCGCCTGTTGTTCGTAAGCTGCGGGTCGAGTGTGGCTTGTCGCGCCCACGCGGCGGAGCCGCATATCGATGCAGCCCCGCGCCCCTATAGGGGCGCGCCTGACCTTCCCTCTCTACATACCGACTGGTTAGTCTGGCGTGTCGAGCGGAGCCGAGATCTCGTCGTGTCGAAGGAGACCGAACGTGGAAGCCGTGCAGGGTGCCGGAGTGGTTGTCACCGGAGCCGGAGGGGGCATCGGAGCCGCGCTCGCGCGGCGGTTCGCCGCCGAGGGGGCCCGGGTCGTGGTCAATGACCTGGATGGCGCGAAGGCGAAGGCTGTCGCCGACGAGATCGGCGGGATCGCGGTGCCGGGAGACGCCTCCGCGATGGTGGGTGAGGCCCGGGACGCGCTCGGCGGGAGCGTCGATGTCTACTGCGCCAACGCGGGGCTCGCCTCCGGCGGGTCGGAAGCGGCGCCCGAAGAGGTCTGGGGACTGGCCTGGGACGTGAACGTGATGGCGCACGTCCGCGCGGCCCACGCGCTGCTCCCCGCCTGGCTGGAGCGCGGCAGCGGCCGTTTCGTCTCCACGGTCTCGGCGGCCGGACTGCTCACGATGGTCGGCGCGGCCCCGTACAGCGTCACCAAGCACGGCGCGTACGCCTTCGCCGAGTGGCTCTCCCTCACGTACCGTCATCGCGGTCTGAAGGTCCACGCGATCTGTCCGCAGGGCGTCCGCACCGACATGCTCGCGAGCACCGGCAGCGCGGGCGACCTCGTGCTCCAGCCCACCGCCATCGAGCCCGAGGACGTCGCGGACGCCCTCTTCGCCGGGATCGAGGCGGACCGCTTCCTGATCCTGCCGCACCCCGAGGTCGCCGACTACTACCAGGCGCGCGCCACCGACCCCGACCGCTGGCTGACGAGCATGAACCACATCCAGCAGAAGTGGGAGGCGAACGGCCGGTGACCCCTTCCCGGTATGCGGCCCGGCCGTGGCTCGCGCTCCTGAACGACGCCCAGCGCGGGCCCGTCAGCCCCGACGACTCGGTCGTGCACGCCCTGCGCCGGGCCGTCGCCGAGGCCCCCGACCGCACCTTCCTCGCCTATTTCGATGGGCGTCTCAGCTACCGCGAGGCCGACGAACTGAGCGACTCCGTCGCCGGGCACCTCGCGGCCCGAGGCCTGGAGCGCGGCGACCGGGTCGCCGTCCTGCTGCAGAACTCCCCGCTCTTCGTCCTCGCCGTCCTCGGCGCCTGGAAGGCCGGCGCGACCGTCCTCCCCGTCAACCCCATGTACAAGTCGGGGGAGGTCACCCACGTCCTGCGGGACGGCGAGGTCACCGCGCTGATCTGCTCCGACCGGGCCTGGGAGTCGTACCTGCGCGAGACGGCCGCCGACTCGCCCGTACGCGTCGTGCTCACCGGCTGCGAACTGGATCTCCAGACGCGGGGCGACGCACGCGTACTGAACTTCGAGCGGCTGCCGCAGGCGCCGGACGCGGACGATCTGGTGACCGTCGCGAAGGCCGGTCACCGGGCCCCCGAGGGCCGTGACCCCCGCCCCTCGGACGTGGCGCTGATCAGCTACACCTCGGGCACCAGCGGCGCCCCCAAGGGAGCCACCAACACCCACGCCAACATCATGTACAACGCCGAGCGCCAGCGGACGGGCCTCGCGCTGCCCGAGGCGCCCGTGTACTTCGCGATGGCACCGCTGTTCCACATCACCGGGATGGTCTGCCAGTTCGCCGCATGCCTCAACAGCCTGGGCACGCTCGTCCTCGCGTACCGCTTCGAGGCGGGGGTCGTCCTCGACGCGTTCGCCGAACACCGGCCCCACTACACGGTCGGCCCGTCGACCGCCTTCATGGCCCTGGCCGCGCACCCGTCCGTGACGCCGGACCACTTCTCCTCCTTCGCGAACATCTCCTCCGGCGGCGCGCCGGTGCCGCCCGCGCTCGTGGAGAAGTTCCGGGCGGGCTTCGGGCCCTACATCCGCAACGGCTACGGACTCACCGAGTGCACCGCGCCCTGCGCCTCGGTGCCGCCAGGCCGGGAGGCACCCGTCGACCCCGTCTCCGGGACACTCGCCGTCGGACTGCCGGGGCCCGACACGGTCGTCCGGATCGTCGACGACCAGGGCGCGGAGGTCCCCTTCGGCGAGCAGGGCGAGATCCTCGTACGCGGCCCGCAGGTCGTGCCCGGCTACTGGCGCCGGCCCGAGGCCACCGCGGAGACCTTCCCGGACGGCGAGCTGCGCACCGGCGACATCGGCTTCATGGACGCGGACGGCTGGCTCTACGTGGTCGACCGCAAGAAGGACATGATCAACGCGTCCGGCTTCAAGGTGTGGCCGCGCGAGGTCGAGGACGTCCTCTACACCCACCCGTCGGTGCGCGAAGCCGCGGTCGTCGGGGTGCCCGACGGATACCGCGGCGAGACCGTGAAGGCGTACATCAGCCTGCGTCCGGGCGCCGATGAGGACCCCGCTGTACTCGCCGAATACTGCAAGGAGAGACTGGCCGCGTACAAATACCCGCGACAGGTCGAAATCCTGCCCGACTTGCCGAAGACGGCCAGTGGGAAGATCCTCCGTCGGGAACTGCGTTCCCGGTCGCGCGGCGGCCAGTAGACGGCCTACGTACAACGCCAACGCAACGCACACAGAACTCAACAAAGAACACTGGAAGGCAGGTGGCGGCAGTGCCCAGAACGACGGACGGGGACGGCACGCCCGTCCCGCGGCGGCTGCTGGCAGCCGCTACCCGGCTCTTCGCCGAGCGCGGCTACGACCGGACCTCGGTCCAGGAGATCGTCGAGGCGGCCGGTGTCACCAAGGGGGCGCTGTACCACTACTTCGGCTCCAAGGACGACCTGCTGCACGAGGTGTACGCGCGCGTGCTGCGTGTACAGCAGGAGCGGCTCGATGCCTTCGCCGAGGCCGACGCGCCGGTGGAGGAGCGGCTGCGTGGTGCCGCGGCGGATGTCGTCGTCACGACGATCGACAATCTCGACGACGGGGCGATCTTCTTCCGCTCCATGCACCACCTGAGCCCGGAGAAGAACAAACAGGTACGGGCCGAGCGGCGCCGCTATCACGAGCGGTTCCGGGCGCTCATCGAGGAGGGGCAGGAGTCGGGGGTCTTCTCGACGGCGACCCCGGCGGACCTCGTCGTGGACTACCACTTCGGTTCCGTCCACCACCTGTCGACGTGGTACCGCCCTGACGGTCCGCTCCCCCCGCAGGAGGTCGCCGACCACTTGGCGGACCTGCTGCTCCGGGCGCTCAGGCCGTAGCCCCCGTATCGCGCTGAACTCGCGCGTCCTCGAGTGCCGGAGGGGCTGACAGCCAGCCCCTCCGGCACTCGAGGACGCGCGAGTTCGCCGACGGGTCAGACGTACCGCTTCAGTTCCCGGCGTGCCAGTGAGCGCTGGTGGACCTCGTCCGGGCCGTCGGCGAGTTTCAGGGTGCGGGCGGCGGCCCACAGTTCGGCGAGGGGGAAGTCCTGGCTGACTCCGCCCGCGCCGTGCAACTGGACCGCCTTGTCGATGATGTCGACCACCGTACGAGGCGTCGCGATCTTGATGGCCTGGATCTCGGCGTGGGCACCCTTGTTGCCGACGGTGTCCATCAGCCAGGCCGTCTTGAGCACCAGCAGACGAAGCTGCTCGACGGCCACCCGCGCGTCGGCGATCCAGTTGTGTACGACGCCCTGCTCGGCCAGTTGCTTGCCGAAGGCCGTACGGGAGACCGCCCGCCGGCACATCAGCTCGATCGCCCGCTCGGCCATGCCGATCAGCCGCATGCAGTGGTGGATCCGGCCGGGACCCAGTCGCGCCTGGGCGATGGCGAAGCCGCCGCCCTCCTCGCCGATGAGGTTCGAGGCCGGGACCCGGGCCCCGTCGAAGACCACCTCGGCGTGACCGCCGTGCGAGTGGTCCTCGTACCCGTAGACCTGCATCGCACGACGCACCTCCACACCGGGTGTGTCACGCGGTACCAGCACCATCGACTGCTGGCGGCGGATGTCGGACCCGTCCGGATCCGTCTTGCCCATCACGATGAAGATCTTGCAGTCGGGGTTCATCGCCCCGGAGATGTACCACTTGCGCCCGCTGATGACGTACTCGTCTGTGCCGTCGGTGGATCGCTCGATCAGCGTGGTGATGTTCGTGGCGTCGGACGAGGCCACCTCGGGCTCGGTCATCGCGAACGCCGAGCGGATCTCGCCGGCGAGGAGCGGCTCCAGCCACTGCTTCCGCTGCCGCTCGTCGCCGAACTGGGCGAGCACCTCCATGTTGCCGGTGTCCGGCGCCGCGCAGTTCAGCGCGGTCGGCGCCAACTGCGGGGAACGGCCGGTGATTTCGGCGAGGGGCGCGTACTGGAGGTTGGTCAGCCCGGCACCGTACTCGGAGTCGGGCAGGAAGAGATTCCACAGGCCCTGACGGCGGGCCTCGGCCTTCAACTCCTCGACCACGGCCGGGGTGTCCCACGGCGAGGCGAGCAGCTCGCGCTGCTCGTGGGCGACGGCCTCCGCCGGATAGACGTACTCGTCCATGAAGGCGAGCAGCTTGGCGCGCAGCTCTTCGGTGCGTGCGTCGAATGCGAAGTCCATGGCCGGTCAGCCTTCCTGAAGAGTGGTCAGGCCGTGCTCGATGAAGACGGGGACCAGGTCGCCTATGCGGTCGAAGCCCGCGCCGACGGTCTGGCCGAGCGTGTAGCGGTAGTGGATGCCCTCCAGGATCACGGCGAGTTTGAACCACGCGAACGCCGTGTACCAGGCGACGGCGGACACGTCGCGCCCCGAGCGCGCGGCGTACCGCTCGATCAGCTCGGCCGGGTCCGGATGCCCGGCGGCCCTGGCCGTCGTGGAGACCGGCGAGTCGGGCATGCCGATCGGGATGCTGTACATCACCAGCAGTCCCAGGTCGGTGAGCGGATCGCCCAGCGTGGACATCTCCCAGTCGAGGATCGCCTTGATCTCGTCGTCCTCGCCGATCAGCACGTTGTCCAGGCGGTAGTCGCCGTGCACGACCGTGGCCGTGGGGGAGTGCGGCAGCTCGCGCCCCAGCGCGGCGTGCAACTCGTCGACCCCGGCCAGGTCGCGGTTGCGGGAGGCGTCCAACTGCTTGCCCCAGCGCCGCAGTTGCCGGTCGAGAAAGCCCTCGGGCCGACCGAAGTCGGCGAGGCCCGCCTCGGCGGGTTCCACGGCGTGCAGCTCGACCAGCGTGTCCACCAGCGCGAGCACGGCTCCGCGCGTGCGCTCCGGGCCGAGCGGCGCGAGCTGCTCGGCGGTCCGGAAGGGGGTGCCCTCCACGAAGTCCATGACGTAGAACGGCGCGCCCAGCACGTCGACGTCCTCGCACAGCAGGCGCGTACGCGGTACGGGTACGGCGGTCGGGTGCAGCGCGGTGATCACCCGGTGCTCGCGCTTCATGTCGTGCGCGGTGGCCAGCACGTGCCCCAGCGGAGGGCGGCGTACGACCCACTTCGAGGTGCCGTCCGTCACCGCGTACGTGAGGTTGGACCGTCCGCCCTCGATCAACCGGCCGGTCAACGGGCCGTCGACCAGTCCGGGCCGCTCGCTGTCGAGCAGGCCGCGCAGCCGGTCGAGATCGAGACCTGGGGGGTGGTCTGAGCTCATCGTGTTTCCTCCGTACCCCGTGCTTCAGGACTCCCCACATGATGCCGACCGGTCGGTATGCAGTCCAGTGTGGGGGCAAAACGTGACTGGCGTCTCGATCACGCAGGAACCCCCCGGGCCGTCGTCGACAGCTCGGGGGGTTCCGGTTCTTCCGTGCCCGACGGTTGCCTAGTGGTCGTCCCAGTGGCCGTCGTGCCGTGCGTGGCGATGACCGTCATGAACGTAGTCCACGTGGTCGCCGTGCGTCACGGCGGCGTGGCCGCAGTCCTTGCCGTGCTCGTGGCCGTGCTCCTCGTGGGCGATGTGCCCGTCCGGCTCGCACTCGTCCCAGTGTTCCGAGTGCTGCCGGTGCAGATGTCCGTCGTGCGCGTAGTCGACGTGGTCGCCGTGCGGTACCTCGGTGTGCCCGCAGTCCGGGCCGTGGGCGTGCGCGTGGGCGGTGTGTTCCTGGTGGAGGGTGGTCATGGTGCTCACCTTCGGAGGAGGTGGGGAGTGTGACGCCGGTCAGGCTAGCCACATGAAAGCCAACATATCCGCCCAAACTGGCACCTTCTGTGTGTGGGTACCCCAGAGGGTCGAGCCGGCACCCGGCCAGGACACCTCAGAGGACGAGGGCCACCGCGCACCCCGCCAGCGCGACCGTGCACAGGACGGCGACGCTCGCGTGCCTCGTCGTGAGCAGCGCGGGCTCTCCGTCCTCGGCCAGCGCGCGAATCCGCTGATGCGCCACGGTGAGGAGCCCCAGCCACAGCGCGCAGCACAGCGCGGCCACCGTGATGCCCGCGGCGCTCGTTCCGCCGTGCAGTGCCGACTTCACGGCCAGCACGGCGGCCACGGTCCCGGCCAGGGTCGTACGCCGCCACGCCAGCCGCGTACGTTCCGGCTGCAGGCCGGGGTCCCGGTCGGCTCCTGTGCCCTGGGGGCCCGAGGTCATCCCTCCCACCCAAACAGCACGACCACCATCATCGCGACGGCCACGAAGGCGACGCCGATGCTCAGCAGTGCCGGAAACCGCGACACGGGCAGGTCCTCGCCGCGCCGCATCGCCCGCTCGCATCGCACCCAGTGGTTCACGGCCCGCAGCGCGCACAGCACGCCCGCGCCGAGCAGTCCGAGCGCCAGCCCGACTCGCCAGGCCCATCGCAGATCCGGCAGAAACTGATCCACGGCGAAGCCGCCGCCGATCAGTGCGAGCGAGGTCCGGAGCCACGCGAGGAACGTCCGCTCGTTCGCCAACGAGAAGCGGTAGTCCGGCGTGCTGCCGTCCTCCTTGATCCGCTCAGGAGCGAACCACAACCGGATGTTCCGCACGAATTCGCTCACGCGAGGACCTTACTCATTGCTGGTGCGTCGCCTGTGGCCGGTGGGTGGGGGCGGGGCCGCGCCGGTATGTCACGTTCGCGACCACTGGGCGTACTGCCCTGAGTGCCATGGTGAACGTCTCCAGCGGGAGCCCTACGTCGCGAACGTTGACATACCGGCACGGCCCCGCCCCCGGGTACGTTGGCGACTGCGGCCCGGTGGGCGACCGTCGGCACGGCCCCACCACCGGGTGCGTTGGCGGCTGCGGCACGGTGGAGGACCGCCGCCGGGTGCGTTGGCGGCTGCGGCCCGGTGGGCGGCCGCCCCGGGTGGTGTGATTCCGCGGCCCCGGTGGGGGACGGCCGCCGGGTGGTGTGCCGTCTGCAGCCTGGTGGGGGACTGCCGTCGGTCGCCGTACGGGCGGAGGGGACGTGGCGGGGTGTCCGCCCGCAGCGGATGGCGCGTCCGCACCGGGTGCCCTTGGAAACTGACGCGGTCGCGCCAGACCGAGGACGGATACCCCGCCGCGGCCCCGCCCCCACGATGACGGCCAGGCGCACGACCGCGGCTCGCAGACGACAGCCGGTCCCCACCCCCTCAGGGGCGCGAGGAACTGCGCGACCAGCCACGACGAACCCGCAGACGAAACTCAACCCCCACCCCCCAAGGGGCGCGGGGAACTGCGCGACCAGCCGCAACAAACCCGCAGACGAAACTCAACCCCGTTCCCGCAAAGCCCGCAGCCGCGAATACGCCGCCAAGCCGTCCGGTACCCACTCCCACTCCGCCAACCGCCGCCCCACCTCCGCCTCCGGCAGGAACCCGTGCCAGGCGACCTCCTCCACCTGAGGGTCCACCGGCAGCTCGCAGAGCACCTCGTACACGGCCGACCACCAGCTCTTCCCGGCCCCGTCTTCGTACAGGAACTTGAAGAGAAAGGTCGGGCGGGGAAGCCCGGAAACCCCCAGCTCCTCCTCGGCCTCCCGCAGTGCCCCGTGGTCGTACGACTCGCCCGCCCCGACGACCCCGCCCACGAACATGTCGTACATCGAGGGAAACACCAGCTTGGTCGACGTGCGCCGGTGGACGAACAGGTGCCCCCGCGCATCCCTGACCTGGATGAACGTGCACCGATGCCGCAGCCCCCGCGCGTACACGTCCCCGCGCCTGGCCTGGCCTACCACCACGTCCCGCTCGTCGACGACATCGAGGATCTCGTCGGCAGCGCTCATACCCGGACCCGCATCCGCTCCTTGGGCGTTGCCCCACTCGGCATCGCGGGATGCATGCCGAGCAGCACCACCCCCACCACGATCCCGGCAAGGCCCAGAGCCTCCCAGGTCAGAGCCCCCGCGTCGGTGCGCAACCGGTCTCCGAGGAACCCCACCCCGCAAGCTATCCCGGCCAGCGGCTGCGCCGCGGTCAGCGCGGGCAGCGACATCCGCAGCGGCGCCGTCTCGAACGCGCTCTGGACCAGTACGAGCCCCGTGATCCCGAGCGCCACGACCCCGTAAACCTGCCAACCCGTGGCCAGCGCGATCCAGCCGCCGTCGGAGAACCGCTGGCCGCTCACGCGGGTGAGCGCGTCCTGCACGCCGTAGAGGAGACCCGCCGCCACGCCCAGCAGTACGGGGCCGGCGCTCAGCCGGGACCGCTTCGCGTACGTGGTGAGGAGGAGGGCGAGGCCGAGGGCGACGCCGATGATCAGCCACTGGCGGAACGGGTCGGTGCGGGCGTCGCCGCCCTGCGGCTGGCCGGCCACGATGAACGCCGTCACGCCGCCCGCGAGCAGCAGAAGCCCGGCCCAGCCCTGCCGTCCGAGCGGCTGCCGGGTCTGGCGGCGGGAGAGTACGAGTGCAAACACCAGGTTCGTCGCGAGCAGCGGTTCGACGAGGGAGACCTCGCCGTTCGCGAGAGCGATCGCGCCGAGCACCATGCCGGCCACCATCAGCCCGATGCCGCCCAGCCAGCGCGGCACCCGCACCAGGTCGAGGAGCAGGCGCGGGGAGAGGAAGTCGCCCAGCGGAGCGTGCGACGCGGCGTTCTGCTGGAGCACGAAGCCGAAGCCGAGGCAACAGGCCGCGCCTACGGCGAGAAGGAGAACCAGGACCGACACGCTGCGTACCTCGGGGGTCTCGGACGGTGACGGGGCGGGGTGCGGGTATCGAACGACTGTAGCCCAGTACCCAAAACCCGGCAGTTGACTGGGTCACTCCGGTGCCCAAGGATCTGACTGACCAGTAACAAGGCCGAGGAGGACCTGCTCATGGCGTACGACGCAGATGTGATCGTGATCGGGGCGGGCCTCGCAGGGCTCGCGGCGACCGCGGAGCTCGTCGACGCAGGGCGCAAGGTGATCCTTCTCGACCAGGAGCCGGAGCAGTCGATCGGCGGCCAGGCGCACTGGTCGTTCGGCGGGCTCTTCTTCGTGGACTCGCCCGAGCAGCGCCGGATGCGAATCAAGGACAGTCACGCGCTGGCCCTCCAGGACTGGATGGGCACCGCGGGCTTCGACCGTCCGGAGGACCACTGGCCCCGGAAGTGGGCCGAGGCGTACGTCGACTTCGCGGCCGGGGAGAAGCGGTCCTGGCTGCACAAGCAGGGGGTGCGTTGGTTCCCCGTGGTGGGCTGGGCCGAGCGTGGCGGTTATGACGCCAGTGGGCATGGGAACTCCGTGCCCCGGTTCCACATCACGTGGGGTACGGGGCCTGGGCTTGTCGCACCTTTTGAGCGGCGGGTGCGGGCGGGGGTTGCCCGTGGCCTCGTCCAGCTCAAGTTCCGGC from Streptomyces sp. NBC_00878 harbors:
- a CDS encoding TetR/AcrR family transcriptional regulator — its product is MPRTTDGDGTPVPRRLLAAATRLFAERGYDRTSVQEIVEAAGVTKGALYHYFGSKDDLLHEVYARVLRVQQERLDAFAEADAPVEERLRGAAADVVVTTIDNLDDGAIFFRSMHHLSPEKNKQVRAERRRYHERFRALIEEGQESGVFSTATPADLVVDYHFGSVHHLSTWYRPDGPLPPQEVADHLADLLLRALRP
- a CDS encoding acyl-CoA dehydrogenase family protein → MDFAFDARTEELRAKLLAFMDEYVYPAEAVAHEQRELLASPWDTPAVVEELKAEARRQGLWNLFLPDSEYGAGLTNLQYAPLAEITGRSPQLAPTALNCAAPDTGNMEVLAQFGDERQRKQWLEPLLAGEIRSAFAMTEPEVASSDATNITTLIERSTDGTDEYVISGRKWYISGAMNPDCKIFIVMGKTDPDGSDIRRQQSMVLVPRDTPGVEVRRAMQVYGYEDHSHGGHAEVVFDGARVPASNLIGEEGGGFAIAQARLGPGRIHHCMRLIGMAERAIELMCRRAVSRTAFGKQLAEQGVVHNWIADARVAVEQLRLLVLKTAWLMDTVGNKGAHAEIQAIKIATPRTVVDIIDKAVQLHGAGGVSQDFPLAELWAAARTLKLADGPDEVHQRSLARRELKRYV
- a CDS encoding SDR family oxidoreductase; its protein translation is MEAVQGAGVVVTGAGGGIGAALARRFAAEGARVVVNDLDGAKAKAVADEIGGIAVPGDASAMVGEARDALGGSVDVYCANAGLASGGSEAAPEEVWGLAWDVNVMAHVRAAHALLPAWLERGSGRFVSTVSAAGLLTMVGAAPYSVTKHGAYAFAEWLSLTYRHRGLKVHAICPQGVRTDMLASTGSAGDLVLQPTAIEPEDVADALFAGIEADRFLILPHPEVADYYQARATDPDRWLTSMNHIQQKWEANGR
- a CDS encoding DUF202 domain-containing protein, coding for MTSGPQGTGADRDPGLQPERTRLAWRRTTLAGTVAAVLAVKSALHGGTSAAGITVAALCCALWLGLLTVAHQRIRALAEDGEPALLTTRHASVAVLCTVALAGCAVALVL
- a CDS encoding phosphotransferase family protein, whose translation is MSSDHPPGLDLDRLRGLLDSERPGLVDGPLTGRLIEGGRSNLTYAVTDGTSKWVVRRPPLGHVLATAHDMKREHRVITALHPTAVPVPRTRLLCEDVDVLGAPFYVMDFVEGTPFRTAEQLAPLGPERTRGAVLALVDTLVELHAVEPAEAGLADFGRPEGFLDRQLRRWGKQLDASRNRDLAGVDELHAALGRELPHSPTATVVHGDYRLDNVLIGEDDEIKAILDWEMSTLGDPLTDLGLLVMYSIPIGMPDSPVSTTARAAGHPDPAELIERYAARSGRDVSAVAWYTAFAWFKLAVILEGIHYRYTLGQTVGAGFDRIGDLVPVFIEHGLTTLQEG
- a CDS encoding class I adenylate-forming enzyme family protein, producing the protein MTPSRYAARPWLALLNDAQRGPVSPDDSVVHALRRAVAEAPDRTFLAYFDGRLSYREADELSDSVAGHLAARGLERGDRVAVLLQNSPLFVLAVLGAWKAGATVLPVNPMYKSGEVTHVLRDGEVTALICSDRAWESYLRETAADSPVRVVLTGCELDLQTRGDARVLNFERLPQAPDADDLVTVAKAGHRAPEGRDPRPSDVALISYTSGTSGAPKGATNTHANIMYNAERQRTGLALPEAPVYFAMAPLFHITGMVCQFAACLNSLGTLVLAYRFEAGVVLDAFAEHRPHYTVGPSTAFMALAAHPSVTPDHFSSFANISSGGAPVPPALVEKFRAGFGPYIRNGYGLTECTAPCASVPPGREAPVDPVSGTLAVGLPGPDTVVRIVDDQGAEVPFGEQGEILVRGPQVVPGYWRRPEATAETFPDGELRTGDIGFMDADGWLYVVDRKKDMINASGFKVWPREVEDVLYTHPSVREAAVVGVPDGYRGETVKAYISLRPGADEDPAVLAEYCKERLAAYKYPRQVEILPDLPKTASGKILRRELRSRSRGGQ
- a CDS encoding NUDIX hydrolase is translated as MSAADEILDVVDERDVVVGQARRGDVYARGLRHRCTFIQVRDARGHLFVHRRTSTKLVFPSMYDMFVGGVVGAGESYDHGALREAEEELGVSGLPRPTFLFKFLYEDGAGKSWWSAVYEVLCELPVDPQVEEVAWHGFLPEAEVGRRLAEWEWVPDGLAAYSRLRALRERG
- a CDS encoding DMT family transporter; the encoded protein is MSVLVLLLAVGAACCLGFGFVLQQNAASHAPLGDFLSPRLLLDLVRVPRWLGGIGLMVAGMVLGAIALANGEVSLVEPLLATNLVFALVLSRRQTRQPLGRQGWAGLLLLAGGVTAFIVAGQPQGGDARTDPFRQWLIIGVALGLALLLTTYAKRSRLSAGPVLLGVAAGLLYGVQDALTRVSGQRFSDGGWIALATGWQVYGVVALGITGLVLVQSAFETAPLRMSLPALTAAQPLAGIACGVGFLGDRLRTDAGALTWEALGLAGIVVGVVLLGMHPAMPSGATPKERMRVRV
- a CDS encoding YidH family protein, which produces MSEFVRNIRLWFAPERIKEDGSTPDYRFSLANERTFLAWLRTSLALIGGGFAVDQFLPDLRWAWRVGLALGLLGAGVLCALRAVNHWVRCERAMRRGEDLPVSRFPALLSIGVAFVAVAMMVVVLFGWEG